A genomic window from Ziziphus jujuba mitochondrion, complete genome includes:
- the ccmB gene encoding cytochrome c biogenesis B has product MRRLFLELYHKQIFPSTPITSFSPFLSYIVVTPLMLGFEKDFSCHSHLGPIRIPPLFPFPPAPFPRNEKEDGTLELYYLSAYCLPKILLLQLVGHRVIQISRVFCAFPMLQLLYQFGRSGMDRLNILLGSLVLTLLCGIHSRSALGITSSSGWNSSQNPTTLPTSLPPTVSCTSIETEWFHVPSSIGYSSPFVSLFPISVSISLQD; this is encoded by the coding sequence ATGAGACGACTCTTTCTTGAACTATATCATAAACAGATCTTCCCCTCCACACCAATCACGAGTTTTTCTCCATTCCTCTCGTATATCGTCGTAACGCCCTTAATGCTAGGTTTTGAAAAAGACTTTTCATGTCATTCCCATTTAGGTCCGATTCGGATCCCTCCGTTGTTTCCTTTTCCTCCTGCACCTTTTCCTCGAAATGAGAAAGAAGATGGTACACTCGAATTGTATTATTTAAGTGCTTATTGCTTGCCAAAGATCCTACTTCTACAATTGGTAGGTCACCGGGTTATTCAAATAAGTCGTGTTTTCTGTGCTTTTCCCATGTTACAACTTTTGTACCAATTCGGTCGATCCGGAATGGATCGGTTAAACATTCTATTAGGGAGCCTGGTCTTGACTCTTCTGTGTGGTATTCATTCTCGTTCGGCTCTTGGGATCACATCCAGCAGTGGTTGGAACAGCTCGCAAAATCCAACCACTTTACCTACTTCATTGCCCCCAACCGTTTCTTGTACCTCTATTGAAACAGAATGGTTTCATGTTCCTTCATCGATTGGTTATTCCTCTCCGTTCGTATCTCTTTTTCCAATTTCGGTCTCGATTAGTTTACAAGATTGA